The sequence below is a genomic window from Nitrosomonas sp..
TTAGAAAGTGATTTTATTGCTCCGGGGCCGGGTGCGCTGCGAGGAATAAAAAAATGTTTTAGTGATATTAGCAAGTTTTCGCCAGCCGAAATTATTCATTATGTTACTGATCGGCAAAATGAAGAGTTTTCGATTCGCGGTATAAGTTTTAAAAAATTATATGGACGTGATTTGCAATTAATAGATTGCCAAAATATTTTTTGCGAAATAGATAAATATGCCAGAGCTTATCGCCCCGACCTTACAGCTGGAGGACGTACGCGAATAAAACAGAAATTTTCTCTTAGTAATGAACCTATTAAGCTTTTTTATCCTCCTAAATGGGGAATAAATGATCAAATTCCTGAGTATTATCGCTCATAGAATAAAGCGAATTTTAATATAGCTTGAATCAATGCGGGTTTGCTGCGCAGTTGCACTTGGCCGGTCGCCAAGTCAATGATTTGGTAATACACACATAAATTACCGAATATGAATTATCTTACTATCTTCCCGGTACTGGAGTCATATTTATAATTAACAATTGATCCATCCTTGATCTTTTCAATCATTTCATCAATCACGAATAGCGGAACCAAGAACCATTCGCGTGGTACAACAGGATTTCCAAATCTGTCTTTAATTTCAATATTAAGTTTCGCCGATTCAAAAAACCTGTGAATCAAATTTTCCAGTTTCACGCGATTTATGTTTGAAAGCTCATATGTGGCCACAATCTCAACATCAGCCATAAGGAAAGTAGGGTCTAGTTTGGCATTGGCGACACGTCTTTCAATATTACTGCTGGTTACACCGATTTTATGGATAACATCACGGTGTTCTTGAATCTGCGGATGTTCTGATTTGCTGCGAAGTACATAAATTGTGCCAGTTTCCGTATCACCTTCTTCAGCCACATCGGTAAACAGGATGCCACTTGAGGGCTTGATAATTCTGCGGCTGGTTTCATCTTTGTTTAATGCTCGTTGCAATGACCTCATAAGAATGTCGCTTTCAGTGCCATTGTCATAGATTACACGCAATCTACAATCTGGACGGCCATAATTTGCGATGAATTCTTCCCCTGCTTCTGCAACAAAGACTTTCTGACCACCAAGAATGAAAAAATCTCCTTGTTCGACCTGTGCATCATCTTTGAATTTACGGGTTGTGCGAATTCCAGATGTCAACTCTTCTTGTACTTCGGCAAATAATGGTTTGAATTTTCCGAAGTCAAGACATGGGGTACGTTTGGCAATTTCTTCGGCGGCTTTTATTTCCGCACGGGATTTTACATGCGTTAGTTTTGTAATGTCATTGCTACCGGCATTCAGTACGCCCAATTCCGAGAGCAGAGTATCGTCATCCAGATTATCCATTTCATGTTGAACGACAGTTGGGTCGTTGGTAAGCAGGCCATGCCTGTCTTTATCAGCCAGAACTGCACGGCATTCCTGTGAATCACGGATTTTGTCTAGTCTCACAGCGTAAAGCCGTTCGAAAATATCCCGTTCCTCACCGTGTATAGGTACACGGCCATGCTGTTCAAAAAATCGTTCAATATCCTCAAAACCGGCAATGATACGTTCTTCTCGTGGAGTCCGGTTTCCGGTCTTTTTAATTTCCACCTCAACACCAAGCTCGGCGAGAAGCGCATTATCTTCATCCGTAAGACCTGCCTTA
It includes:
- a CDS encoding GIY-YIG nuclease family protein; this translates as MAKAGLTDEDNALLAELGVEVEIKKTGNRTPREERIIAGFEDIERFFEQHGRVPIHGEERDIFERLYAVRLDKIRDSQECRAVLADKDRHGLLTNDPTVVQHEMDNLDDDTLLSELGVLNAGSNDITKLTHVKSRAEIKAAEEIAKRTPCLDFGKFKPLFAEVQEELTSGIRTTRKFKDDAQVEQGDFFILGGQKVFVAEAGEEFIANYGRPDCRLRVIYDNGTESDILMRSLQRALNKDETSRRIIKPSSGILFTDVAEEGDTETGTIYVLRSKSEHPQIQEHRDVIHKIGVTSSNIERRVANAKLDPTFLMADVEIVATYELSNINRVKLENLIHRFFESAKLNIEIKDRFGNPVVPREWFLVPLFVIDEMIEKIKDGSIVNYKYDSSTGKIVR